From a single Helicoverpa armigera isolate CAAS_96S chromosome 7, ASM3070526v1, whole genome shotgun sequence genomic region:
- the LOC110377505 gene encoding uncharacterized protein LOC110377505 — MFVTNSAVWFTFTFFALCESIVVEDLPKCHLDDSECLRDLYEMVIKEIIENGLPEQDVPPMEPMVIENVTFNIHEVANLTIVEGMAKGIKECIVEKFSINITAGIGHQENTCDISVEGHYIMEAFSPLFKNFLGEEYMHGNGYGKSETENMHLIFDFPFNVIQHDDGEIYIKCIYDLIKYDYENREKVVYAADSIVVGDEDISELMVEMMNENWQFVMSTCAPPFMDKSVESYFKFVGYFFDSVPARHYIIEDLSPYLKP; from the exons atgtttgttacaaATTCCGCAGTGTGGTTTACGTTCACATTTTTCGCTTTATGTGAATCCATTGTTG TTGAAGACCTCCCAAAATGCCACCTGGACGATTCCGAATGTCTAAGAGACTTATATGAAATGGTGATCAAGGAAATAATCGAGAATGGACTGCCCGAACAAGATGTACCACCGATGGAACCTATGGTTATAGAAAACGTTACTTTTAATATCCATGAAGTGGCGAACTTAACAATAGTAGAAGGTATGGCTAAAGGAATCAAGGAATGCATTGTTGAAAAATTCAG tattaaTATAACTGCAGGAATAGGACACCAGGAAAATACATGCGATATTTCAGTAGAGGGGCATTACATAATGGAAGCTTTCAGTCCTTTGTTCAAGAACTTCCTTGGAGAAGAATATATGCACGGCAATGGATATGGAAAATCTGAAACtg aAAACATGCATCTGATATTCGATTTCCCCTTCAACGTAATACAGCACGATGACGGGGAGATCTACATAAAATGTATCTACGACCTCATCAAGTACGACTATGAAAATAGAGAGAAAGTGGTGTATGCCGCTGATAGTATTGTTGTGGGGGACGAGGATATCA GTGAACTCATGGTCGAGATGATGAACGAAAACTGGCAATTCGTAATGTCGACATGTGCTCCGCCATTTATGGACAAATCCGTGGAGTCCTACTTCAAGTTTGTTGGCTATTTCTTTGACAGCGTGCCAGCAAGACACTACATCATTGAGGACTTGTCGCCTTATCTTAAACCCTAA
- the LOC110377504 gene encoding protein takeout: protein MWKFKVLLLTSAIFTICESSAYIVEKVNKKCSINDNDCLKDVYSAVLADLADNGAPAMNIPTLDPFSIKNKQIEVLGMIKATMIEGYGKGFKTCQLTGFSNNLQTQRCDVEMVCEPFAVEGNYKIEATPTLSALIGGIKVYGQGKGGLVIGKVKLNLDLAYEVKKLDGELHFLVNPEDSTYTYEVLDKITFSGDSLFIGKQDISTVAVNIGNENWEFIAKALGKPILDKVLEVFYVTCNKFLSKVPIKEWITDDLSSYVKG from the exons ATGTGgaaattcaaagttttattgttGACTAGTGCCATCTTCACGATTTGCGAATCTTCAGCCTACATAG TTGAAAAGGTTAATAAGAAGTGCAGCATAAATGACAATGATTGTCTGAAAGATGTATATTCTGCAGTATTAGCAGATTTAGCGGACAATGGTGCCCCAGCAATGAATATTCCTACATTAGATCCTTTCTCTATaaagaataaacaaattgaAGTCCTTGGTATGATTAAAGCGACGATGATTGAAGGCTATGGAAAAGGTTTTAAGACCTGTCAATTAACTGGTTTCAG CAACAACCTACAAACACAGCGCTGTGACGTAGAAATGGTATGTGAACCGTTTGCTGTCGAAGGAAATTACAAGATTGAAGCCACTCCTACACTCTCTGCGCTCATTGGAGGTATCAAAGTTTATGGTCAAGGAAAAGGTGGACTCGTCATTg GGAAAGTAAAACTGAACTTAGATTTAGCTTATGAAGTGAAGAAACTTGATGGTGAGCTCCATTTCCTGGTAAATCCTGAAGATTCCACATACACCTATGAAGTATTGGATAAAATTACCTTCTCTGGTGATAGTTTATTCATTGGAAAACAGGATATTA gtaCTGTAGCAGTGAACATCGGCAACGAAAACTGGGAATTCATCGCCAAGGCCCTTGGAAAACCAATCCTAGATAAAGTTCTGGAAGTTTTCTATGTGACTTGTAACAAGTTTTTAAGCAAAGTTCCTATTAAAGAATGGATCACTGACGACTTATCATCATACGTTAAGGGCTAA
- the LOC110377497 gene encoding uncharacterized protein LOC110377497, producing the protein MFFKNSLFLLCTVFVFCESSFVDNLGKCKINDGECEKDLIQSVIRDIAKTGVPELGIPTIDPIAINNISLAILNVIDITMIEGTAKGVKDCIVNKFVTKIEEGRAFMELTCDISIKGHYKVFSNSPLVKTLAGGDTVTGDGNGKVKIDKLYLKIDFDFDVHKKNGDLYIRCKNDKLKYTYEIKGKMTFFADSLYIGKQEASKLVTGVLNENWQMLFASFGTPFMDKAMDILYSFLHKFFDTVPAKHYILDDLSAYAHE; encoded by the exons ATGTTCTTCAAAAATTCCCTTTTCTTGTTGTGCAcagtttttgtgttttgtgaatCGAGTTTCG TGGACAATTTGGGAAAATGTAAAATCAATGATGGAGAATGTGAAAAGGACTTAATTCAGTCGGTGATTCGGGACATTGCCAAGACGGGTGTTCCAGAGCTGGGCATCCCAACAATTGATCCCATTGCTATCAATAACATTTCTTTGGCCATTctaaatgttattgatattactatgaTTGAGGGCACAGCGAAGGGAGTCAAAGATTGCATCGTTAATAAGTTTGT TACTAAAATTGAAGAAGGCCGTGCATTTATGGAGCTGACATGCGATATATCAATTAAGGGGCACTACAAAGTGTTCTCCAACAGCCCTCTCGTTAAAACATTGGCCGGTGGAGATACAGTCACTGGTGATGGAAATGGAAAAGTCAAAATTG ataaaCTTTATCTTAAAATCGATTTTGATTTCGACGTCCACAAGAAAAATGGTGATCTTTACATTAGGTGTAAAAATGACAAGCTGAAATACACTTATGAAATCAAAGGAAAAATGACTTTCTTCGCCGATAGTTTGTATATAGGAAAGCAAGAAGCAA GTAAACTCGTAACGGGAGTTTTGAATGAAAACTGGCAGATGTTATTTGCATCATTCGGCACACCTTTCATGGACAAAGCTATGGACATTTTGTATTCCTTCCTACACAAATTCTTTGATACAGTACCTGCCAAACATTATATCCTCGACGATTTATCCGCGTACGCGCATGAATAG
- the LOC135117072 gene encoding uncharacterized protein LOC135117072: protein MRVAAGWCGILLMTVTMLSLALHLQNLEGNPGVLPVKQGHAYFQTDQWTIVKIISLDQIYTDLNYISTNYQALCNLIDWNASYSQEIMTIKMHTDSIRDLTVEKYQQLIPSKRSKRGLINPLGSIIKIVTGNLDHDDALKYDNLISKLNQGQITISKRLTLVSKMFDSFINATETIEQNTINFHNRLTKIETLIKDLTAQQNSWIFLTYLTGLFNVFMSNFRTIFIRLSEIETALALSRVSILHQSIVNSSELLYHLKLISEYESLIYPPAEANLLKIEEIICVKSFIKSNQITFIMEIPLTDNVTYNYYKIYSLPIFHDTENKTLAIFPKYPYLLAKENRYSPIAIPCRPFSAGARFLCTADNRIPFYELTCVEQLMNFENDLTLCKQHPIEIEQVRVQQVANNNWILYSEEKTTLTERCKDETSRQLVFGTYLMTIEEPCEVEIHGIHINHRIFIESDVVKRVPIIALPQLRTNAQLSSTRALDMKGINLDEVKYMAYSLKHSEVIESVFDKRDSSFSASLVYVTLGLVILSIFVFSVYVVRLKLLKYTCFKKNYRNQSKIDSPDNFPLKVGGAMVTTQPSALD, encoded by the exons ATGAGAGTAGCAGCTGGCTG GTGCGGCATATTATTGATGACAGTCACGATGCTGTCGCTGGCCCTTCATCTGCAAAATCTTGAAGGTAATCCAGGAGTTTTACCGGTGAAACAAGGTCATGCATATTTCCAAACTGATCAGTGGACTATTGTAAAGATCATCAGCCTAGATCAAATTTATACTGACCTTAACTACATCTCTACCAACTATCAAgcgctttgtaatttaattgattggaaTGCATCATACTCACAAGaaattatgactattaaaaTGCATACAGATTCCATACGTGATTTAACTGTAGAAAAATACCAACAGCTTATACCATCCAAACGATCTAAACGAGGACTCATTAATCCACTGGGCtctattataaaaattgttaccGGTAATTTGGATCATGATGATgcgttgaagtatgataatctcatttctaaattgaatcaaggtcaaatcactatatctaaaaggttaacattggtctctaaaatgtttgacagttttattaatgccactgaaactattgaacagaatacaattaacttccataacaggttaactaaaattgaaacattaattaaagatttaactgCTCAGCAAAATAGTTGGATTTTTCTGACGTACTTAACTGGGTTGTTCAATGTTTTCATGAGTAACTTTCgtactatatttattagattaagtGAAATCGAAACTGCACTTGCATTAAGCAGAGTCTCTATTTTACATCAATCAATTGTTAATTCTTCAGAACTTTTATAtcatcttaaattaatatccgAATATGAAAGCTTAATATATCCTCCCGCCGAAGCGAACTTGTTAAAAATAGAAGAGATTATAtgtgttaaatcatttattaaaagtaatcaaataacgtttataatggagataccacttaccgataatgttacttataactattataagaTTTACTCCCTACCAATTTTCCATGACACCGAAAATAAGACCCTAGCTATTTTCCCCAAATACCCTTACCTATTGGCGAAAGAAAATAGATACTCACCAATCGCAATACCGTGTAGACCATTCTCTGCCGGTGCTCGCTTCCTCTGCACTGCAGACAACAGGATCCCCTTCTATGAACTTACCTGTGTCGAACAGCTTATGAATTTCGAAAACGACCTTACCCTTTGCAAACAACATCCAATAGAAATCGAACAGGTCAGAGTCCAACAAGTCGCTAACAACAACTGGATCCTGTATAGTGAAGAGAAGACCACACTAACAGAACGATGCAAGGATGAGACCAGTAGACAATTGGtatttggtacttacctgatgaCCATCGAAGAACCCTGTGAGGTGGAGATTCATGGCATACACATTAATCATCGTATCTTCATAGAGTCCGATGTGGTGAAAAGAGTACCAATCATCGCCTTACCTCAGTTACGCACTAACGCACAGCTATCCAGTACACGTGCACTTGATATGAAGGGCATAAATCTAGACGAAGTGAAATATATGGCGTATTCGTTAAAACATAGTGAAGTGATCGaaagtgtttttgataaaaggGACAGTAGCTTCAGTGCGTCCTTGGTGTACGTGACCttaggtttagttattttaagtatttttgtattttccgttTATGTTGTTCGGCTCAAATTGCTGAAATACACgtgtttcaagaaaaattatCGGAACCAATCTAAAATCGATTCTCCCGATAATTTTCCTCTTAAGGTCGGAGGagctatggtgaccacccagccttcggccctagattaa
- the LOC110377489 gene encoding uncharacterized protein LOC110377489, with product MWNFQVLLLTSAIFAICESAAIIDKVNKKCSINDNACLQDLYTVLLDDIADNGVPEMDIPKLDPYALKNKEVEVLGMIKATMIEGYAKGYKNCKTTSFSNNIQTQRTYVELVCEPFAVEGSYKIESTPTLLALIGGINIHGQGKGGLVIGKVKLNLDFAFEVKKLDDGELHFQVDPEDSVYTFEVLDKITFSGDSLFVGKQDISTVAVNIGNENWEFLAKSFGKPVLDKALEVFYVNCNKFLSKVPIKDLITDDLSSYAKI from the exons ATGTGGAATTTCCAAGTGTTATTGTTGACCAGTGCCATCTTCGCGATTTGCGAATCTGCGGCCATAA TTGacaaggtaaataaaaagtgtAGTATAAATGACAACGCTTGTCTGCAAGATCTATATACAGTATTATTAGACGACATAGCGGACAATGGGGTCCCAGAAATGGATATTCCTAAACTAGATCCCTACGCTTTAAAGAATAAAGAAGTTGAAGTCCTCGGAATGATTAAAGCGACAATGATTGAAGGATATGCAAAAGGTTACAAGAATTGTAAAACAACTAGTTTCAG CAATAACATTCAAACACAGCGCACCTACGTAGAATTGGTATGCGAACCCTTTGCTGTCGAAGGAAGTTACAAGATTGAATCAACGCCTACACTCTTAGCGCTCATTGGAGGTATCAATATTCATGGTCAAGGAAAAGGTGGTCTTGTCATTG gtAAAGTAAAACTTAACCTAGACTTCGCATTCGAAGTGAAGAAACTTGATGATGGTGAGCTCCATTTCCAAGTAGATCCTGAAGATTCTGTGTATACATTTGAAGTACTGGACAAAATTACCTTCTCTGGCGACAGTTTATTCGTTGGAAAACAAGATATTA GTACCGTCGCAGTAAACATCGGTAATGAAAATTGGGAATTCCTCGCCAAGTCCTTTGGAAAACCTGTCCTAGATAAGGCTCTGGAAGTTTTCTATGTGAACTGTAATAAGTTTTTAAGCAAAGTTCCTATTAAAGACTTGATCACTGACGATTTATCGTCATACGCTAAGATCTAA